Proteins from one Cystobacter fuscus DSM 2262 genomic window:
- a CDS encoding MFS transporter, producing MHPPVATTDTAPPAPSSARPRTQTRWTEFALALGGFAIGTSEFSIMGLLPDVARELHVSVPQAGHLISAYALGVMVGAPVLAVACARLPRHLALLGLMAALALGNIASALAPSYESLMVLRFLSGFPHGTFFGMAALVVADLAGPAARARAVGRLMLGLTIACVVGSPLATGIGQYASWRTAYLFIGGIAASAWLLTLLNIPRAAAVAGASPLRELGALRRVQVWLTLGVGSVGFGGLFAVYTYITPTMTELAGLRVGLVPFVLAGVGLGMVVGNLVGASFADRSLPKTIVAALLWNVLTLVSFWLTARNPWAASLSAFALGMGFALVPGLQTRLMDVAADAQTLAASLNHSAFNLANALGAWFGGLVISAGFGWNATGVVGAAMAIGGLTFFAVSMGLERRSAAVAQRNAFTM from the coding sequence ATGCATCCCCCCGTCGCCACCACCGATACAGCCCCCCCTGCCCCCTCGTCCGCCAGGCCGCGCACCCAGACCCGTTGGACGGAGTTCGCGCTGGCGCTCGGAGGCTTCGCCATTGGCACGAGCGAGTTCTCCATCATGGGCCTGCTGCCGGACGTCGCCCGGGAGCTGCACGTGTCCGTGCCCCAGGCGGGGCATCTCATCAGCGCGTATGCGCTCGGTGTGATGGTGGGAGCGCCCGTGCTCGCGGTGGCGTGCGCCAGACTCCCGCGGCACCTCGCGCTCCTGGGATTGATGGCCGCCCTGGCGCTCGGCAACATCGCGAGCGCGTTGGCCCCCTCCTACGAGAGCCTGATGGTGCTGCGCTTCCTCTCGGGCTTTCCCCACGGCACCTTCTTCGGCATGGCGGCCCTGGTGGTGGCGGACCTGGCGGGGCCCGCGGCGCGCGCGCGGGCTGTCGGACGGCTGATGCTCGGCTTGACGATCGCGTGCGTCGTGGGCTCGCCCCTGGCCACGGGGATCGGCCAGTACGCGAGCTGGCGCACCGCGTACCTGTTCATCGGAGGGATCGCCGCGAGCGCCTGGTTGCTCACGCTGCTCAACATCCCGAGGGCGGCCGCCGTCGCGGGGGCCAGTCCGCTGCGGGAGCTCGGCGCGCTGCGGCGCGTGCAGGTGTGGCTGACCCTGGGCGTGGGCTCGGTGGGCTTCGGGGGCTTGTTCGCCGTCTATACCTACATCACGCCGACGATGACCGAGCTGGCGGGACTGCGCGTGGGCCTCGTCCCCTTCGTCCTGGCGGGCGTGGGGCTCGGAATGGTCGTGGGCAATCTGGTGGGCGCCTCGTTCGCGGACCGCTCGCTGCCGAAGACAATTGTCGCGGCGCTGCTCTGGAACGTCCTCACGCTCGTGTCGTTCTGGCTCACCGCGCGCAATCCGTGGGCCGCATCGCTGTCCGCGTTCGCGCTCGGCATGGGCTTCGCGCTGGTGCCGGGACTGCAGACGCGGCTCATGGACGTCGCCGCCGACGCGCAGACGCTCGCCGCGTCGCTCAACCACTCGGCCTTCAACCTCGCCAACGCGCTCGGGGCCTGGTTCGGCGGTCTGGTGATTTCCGCGGGCTTCGGCTGGAACGCCACCGGCGTGGTGGGCGCGGCCATGGCGATCGGAGGACTGACCTTCTTCGCCGTGTCCATGGGCCTGGAGCGCCGGAGCGCCGCGGTCGCTCAGCGAAACGCGTTCACGATGTAG
- a CDS encoding HAD family hydrolase, whose protein sequence is MKPGSSRPYPFEAVLFDLDGVIIDTTDMHYRAWDTFARSHGYIPSQTELLATNGRRADETLRAWFGERLGESELAALVHEREMLFNRKLAIEPVSAIPGVHEFISALRRAGVPYAVGTSAVPMNAELALSRLGLRELFDVLVTAADVTRGKPDPEVYLKAAAALGVPPTACVVFEDSVLGLRAARAAGAKCVALTTSFPRDVLLREEPEWLVEDFRSMPVSVSL, encoded by the coding sequence ATGAAGCCAGGCAGCTCCCGCCCCTATCCGTTCGAGGCCGTCCTGTTCGACCTGGACGGCGTCATCATCGACACCACCGACATGCACTACCGGGCGTGGGACACGTTCGCGCGCTCGCACGGCTACATCCCGAGCCAGACCGAACTCCTCGCGACCAACGGGCGCCGGGCCGACGAGACGCTGCGCGCCTGGTTCGGCGAGCGGCTCGGGGAGAGCGAGCTGGCTGCCCTGGTCCACGAGCGCGAGATGCTCTTCAACCGCAAGCTCGCGATCGAGCCGGTGTCCGCGATCCCCGGCGTGCATGAGTTCATCTCGGCGCTGCGGCGGGCGGGTGTCCCCTACGCGGTGGGGACGAGCGCGGTGCCCATGAACGCCGAGCTCGCCCTGTCCCGCCTGGGCCTGCGCGAGCTGTTCGACGTGCTTGTGACGGCGGCGGACGTCACGCGGGGCAAGCCCGACCCCGAGGTGTACCTGAAAGCGGCCGCGGCGCTGGGAGTGCCGCCCACCGCGTGCGTCGTGTTCGAGGACTCCGTGCTCGGGCTGCGCGCCGCCCGGGCCGCGGGGGCGAAGTGCGTGGCGTTGACCACCTCGTTCCCGCGCGATGTCCTGCTGAGAGAGGAACCGGAGTGGCTCGTGGAGGACTTCCGCTCGATGCCCGTCTCTGTCTCCCTCTGA
- a CDS encoding DeoR/GlpR family DNA-binding transcription regulator, with the protein MHDPADSKPEQAKEVGRTLTRERRKRILEALASDQRVLASDLAARFGVSEDTVRRDLRELAEEGLLRRVYGGAVPRSPPPLTYAGRRSKSVEAKDAIAATAARFLRPGQVVFFDAGTTAMAVAAHVPRDLALTVVTHSLPVASALAEHPTVEVIVLGGRLLKESLAMFGAETVDGYRGVRADLCVLGTASVHPELGLGVFSHEDAQVKRAMMSTAAEVMVVAAGEKLGITASYLVGPLSLVDRLVTDGAAPDEVTRALALAGIEIVRG; encoded by the coding sequence ATGCACGATCCGGCGGATTCGAAGCCTGAACAGGCGAAAGAGGTAGGACGCACGCTCACCCGTGAGCGGCGCAAGCGGATCCTGGAAGCCCTGGCGAGCGATCAGCGCGTGCTGGCGAGCGATCTGGCCGCCCGGTTCGGCGTGTCGGAGGACACGGTGCGTCGCGATCTGCGCGAACTCGCCGAGGAGGGGCTGCTTCGACGCGTCTACGGAGGCGCCGTCCCCCGGTCACCGCCCCCGCTCACCTATGCGGGACGGCGGAGCAAGTCCGTGGAGGCCAAGGACGCCATCGCCGCCACCGCGGCCCGCTTCCTGCGCCCCGGTCAGGTGGTGTTCTTCGACGCGGGGACCACGGCCATGGCGGTCGCGGCTCACGTGCCGAGGGATCTGGCGTTGACGGTGGTCACCCACAGCCTGCCCGTCGCCTCGGCGCTGGCGGAGCATCCGACGGTCGAGGTCATCGTGCTCGGGGGGAGGTTGCTCAAGGAGTCGCTCGCCATGTTCGGCGCCGAGACGGTCGACGGCTACCGAGGGGTACGCGCGGACCTGTGCGTGCTGGGGACGGCGAGCGTGCACCCGGAGCTCGGCCTGGGCGTCTTCAGCCACGAGGACGCCCAGGTCAAACGCGCGATGATGAGCACGGCCGCGGAGGTGATGGTCGTCGCCGCGGGCGAGAAGCTGGGCATCACGGCCTCGTACCTCGTGGGACCGCTGTCGCTCGTGGATCGGCTGGTGACGGACGGGGCCGCGCCCGACGAGGTGACGCGGGCCCTGGCACTCGCGGGCATCGAGATCGTGCGCGGGTGA